TAATCCTACTCAAGAAGTTGCAGCTGACAAACAAGAAACAGCAGTTACAACTGAGAAGCAAGAAACTACAAATAATATTGCTGAAGAAGAAAAAGTGGATACGACTTCTACTCTAGATGCAACAAGTGAAGAAACTAAATTAGAAACAGAAGAACCAAAGAAAAAAGGATTCTTCTCAAGATTATTCAATATCTAATCCATTCAAAAAGTTTGGGACATAAATCCCAACTTAAAATAAATCACCCAACCCGTTGGAATCATTTTCGGATTGGGTGATTTTTTATTTCTGATTTTGTAAAGTGCTGACGCCCGGAGGAATAGTATGTGAGAGAGACTACAGGCTCGAGCCATACCCCTAGGCAAGCATGCACTTTACAAAATCATTATAGTTTAGGACATTTATTTCCCATACTTTTTGTTAAGATTTTGTAAATTTCCACTATATAATTGTTAAAAGAAGCGCTACTTTGTTATATTAAACTTTATATTAAGCTCGTTTAATTAACATTAACAATTGGGAGTGTTTCATATTATGGAAACATTAAATTACGAAGATATTACCAGCGAAAAGCTATGGCAACAAAACAATCAAGTTGTTAAAATCATAAAAGATGATTTAGACTTTTATATCAAACTAAACCTTAAAGAAAACAATGATAAATTAGTTGTATTTTCAAATGGTGCAATTGATCCTTCTAAAAGTAAACCACCTGTTTTTATGAGAAGTAAATGGCATGAAGACTTTAATGCAAATTGCCTATATATAGACGATAGAACAGTCCACTATAAGCAATTAAGGATTGGTTGGGGTGTTGGTAGAGAACAACGTCATTTTCTAGTAGACTATTCCGAAATTACCAAACATATAGCAGAACACCTTAATATAGAAGCTCATGATGTTGTTTATTGCGGCTCATCTGCAGGCGGATATATGTCTATGTATCTTGCCACTTTGCATAAAGAATCGACAGCTGTTGTAAACAATCCGCAATGCTACGTTGATCGATATGATAAAGTAAATGTCGAAAAACTGTATAACAAAATATTTCCTGGACGCTCACGAGACTATATCAAAAAGCAATATTCACTTAGATTATCCATCACAAGTCTCTTTAGGCATGAAAACTACGTTCCAAAAATTTACTATATCCAAAACAGATTGTGTCTGACAGATATGACAAGACACTATGAACCATTCTGCAATTTTCTTGATAAATACAACATAAATAGTATCAACATCAAATTTATCCTCTACAATAATAAAAAAAAGGGACACGATCCCATATCTCGTGAAGCCACTGTTGATTTTGTTAATAAAGTATTAGAAAATAAGCTCGCAATAGCAGACTTCTAAACAATATACGCCCTTAGGATACTTTCCTAAGGGCGTTTTTCTTCTATCCAAATCTTCTCAATAAATGCTATTAAGACAAAATTTAAGATATTCATGTGAAAATTCAAAAATTTATAAAGCACTTTCATTAATATTTATGTTACCCTATACGAGTACTGTAAAAAATTGATAAATTCTTAAAGCAAAGGAACTCATTATGAAATTCACAAAAGAAGAATGGCGTAACACAAACTTTAAATTAGATATGGACACAAGTCATTTAAACCTTGAAGAAATCATCAGCTTAAATGATAATTTAACGAACTCTGAAATTAACGAAGTCTATTTACCACTCATTAATTTTTTAACAAACAAAGTTAAATTCCATAAAGATTACTCATTTGATATTAACAATAAATTACAAAACAAAGAAAACACTCCACCATTTATTATTGGTATTTCAGGTGGCGTTTCTGTCGGTAAAAGCACAGTTTCAAGACTGCTCTTAAGCTTACTTCAAGAATACAATACAGACTGGAAAGTTGATCTCATCACAACAGATGGGTACATTATGCCTAAACAAGAACTGATAGATAAAGATTTATTATCTAAAAAAGGATTCCCAGAAAGTTACGACACCAAAACTTTAATCAGTCACTTAAAACAAATTAAAAACAACGAACGAAACATACAAACTTACACATATTCGCATATCACATATGACCGATTAAAAGATCAATATCACAACATTGATTGCCCAGACATTCTCATCATAGAAGGTGTGAATATATTCCAAGTCAGTCCACATGAAGAAGAGCTCGTAAGTGACTATATCGATTATAAAATATACTTAGATACAACAATAGAAAACATGAAAAAATGGTATCTCAATCGCTTCTTACTGCTACAAGAAGAAGCCTTCCAGAAGCCTGACTCACATTTCTATAAATACCGAGACATCCCTCAAGAAGAAGCCATCACAATAGCTACAGACCTTTGGGATAATATAAACGAAGTCAATCTGATTAAAAACATCTTACCAACTAAAAACAGATCAGACCTCGTACTCTATAAGAATCATGCACATGTAATCGAGCAGTTGAAGTTTAATAAATTTTAAGATAGCCTATCCAATTTATATAAGCAGT
This portion of the Mammaliicoccus vitulinus genome encodes:
- the coaA gene encoding type I pantothenate kinase; protein product: MKFTKEEWRNTNFKLDMDTSHLNLEEIISLNDNLTNSEINEVYLPLINFLTNKVKFHKDYSFDINNKLQNKENTPPFIIGISGGVSVGKSTVSRLLLSLLQEYNTDWKVDLITTDGYIMPKQELIDKDLLSKKGFPESYDTKTLISHLKQIKNNERNIQTYTYSHITYDRLKDQYHNIDCPDILIIEGVNIFQVSPHEEELVSDYIDYKIYLDTTIENMKKWYLNRFLLLQEEAFQKPDSHFYKYRDIPQEEAITIATDLWDNINEVNLIKNILPTKNRSDLVLYKNHAHVIEQLKFNKF